One genomic region from Microcystis panniformis FACHB-1757 encodes:
- a CDS encoding 2Fe-2S iron-sulfur cluster-binding protein yields MTTTYKVEISHLGTTQTIEVREDQTILKAAYDAGIDLPSSCNAGVCTTCAAQLSQGSVEQGEGMGLSPDLQKEGYALLCVAYPRSDIKLESGKEEVVYQRQFGKP; encoded by the coding sequence ATGACCACAACCTACAAAGTAGAAATTTCCCATTTAGGAACAACACAAACGATCGAAGTTAGGGAAGATCAAACTATACTAAAGGCAGCCTACGATGCGGGGATTGACTTACCCAGTTCTTGCAATGCGGGCGTATGTACTACCTGCGCCGCTCAACTTTCCCAGGGTAGCGTCGAACAAGGAGAGGGCATGGGATTATCCCCCGACCTGCAAAAAGAAGGCTATGCTTTGTTATGTGTGGCCTATCCTCGCTCGGATATTAAACTGGAATCTGGCAAGGAAGAAGTAGTTTATCAACGTCAATTCGGAAAACCCTAG
- the def gene encoding peptide deformylase codes for MSATITVEKRKLEKPPLELHYLGDRVLRQPAKRIAKVDDSIRQLAREMLQTMYSSNGIGLAAPQVAVNKQLIVIDCEHDKPENPPLILINPQIIGYSRELCKAEEGCLSIPDVFLDVIRPQAIEVSYKDEQGKPRKLQANGLLARVIQHEMDHLNGVMFVDRVDNDLALNEELKKHGFSVQAVKPVEKVTK; via the coding sequence ATGAGCGCCACTATTACCGTAGAAAAACGCAAATTAGAAAAACCCCCTTTAGAACTGCATTATCTCGGCGATCGAGTCCTGCGTCAACCGGCCAAGCGGATTGCTAAAGTCGATGACAGCATCCGCCAATTAGCCAGAGAAATGCTGCAAACTATGTATAGTTCCAATGGTATCGGTTTAGCGGCTCCGCAAGTGGCAGTCAATAAACAATTGATTGTCATCGATTGTGAACACGATAAACCCGAAAATCCGCCCCTAATTCTGATTAATCCCCAAATTATCGGTTATAGTCGGGAATTGTGCAAAGCGGAAGAGGGTTGTTTGAGTATTCCCGATGTGTTTTTAGATGTCATCCGTCCCCAGGCGATCGAAGTGAGTTATAAAGATGAACAGGGGAAACCGCGAAAACTGCAAGCTAACGGTTTACTAGCGCGGGTAATTCAACACGAAATGGATCATCTTAATGGTGTCATGTTCGTGGACAGAGTAGATAACGATTTGGCACTCAATGAAGAATTAAAAAAACACGGTTTTTCCGTGCAAGCGGTGAAACCCGTCGAGAAAGTGACAAAATAA